The following is a genomic window from Microthrixaceae bacterium.
GCCCCGCAGCTTCTTCGACCACCACCGCACCAACGCCGGCCGCACCGAGGTCGGCATCGACCACGCCTACGCGCTCACCAGCTACGCCGTCCAGGGCTCCACCCGCGACGTCTCCACCAGCCGAGTCGACGCCACCGCCACCCGCGCCGAGACCTACGTCGACATCACCCGAGGCCGCAACGCCAACCACCTCTACCTCACCGCCGCCACCGACCCCCTCGACGGCGAAGCCCTCCCCCGCGTCCCCTCACCACCCGCGGATGTCGCCGTCGCCGACCGGCTCCACCGCTCCACCGGCGAGCTCACCGCCTGGGAACTCGCCCATCCCATCGAGCCCGCGGCCGCCGGACAGGTGGTAGGACGATGACCGCCGGATTTGTTGTCGGTTTTCGAGGCTGTTCGCGGCTTACCCAGGTACGGAAACGCACCAGGAGGCCCAGCCCCATGACCACCGAGACCCCCATCGACGACGAGGTCCTCACAATCGAAGAGGCCGCAGCGCTCCTGCGCATCAGCCGCAACGCCGCCTACACGCTCTCCCGCAAGTGGCGCGCCACCGGCGGACGCGTCGGGCTCCCCTGCATCGAGATCGGGCGCAGCGTCCGCGTCCCCCGCTCCGCCATGCGCCAACTCCTCCAGTCGGCCACCACCCACGACCCCGACGACCAGGTCGCCTGAGACGCGTGCCATGCGTTCACGCTGCGAGTACCTCACCGCCCGCTGCCCCTACGGCTGCGAGGTCTGGCTCCACCCCCGAGCCGTCGCCCCGCACCACGACCGATGCCCCCGGCCACCGCTGGACCGACCAGCGCCTACCCGTCACCCAGACCGTCCTCTCCGACGACCAAGCCGACCTCGCCCGCCTGATCTGCCCACCCGAGCAGCTACAGCGACCGGACTTCAGCGGCGACCGCCTCCTGAGTCCCCGCCCGGGGATGCGCCTCCACGACGGGCTCGTCGCCGGAGTCGTCGTCGAGTCCCCGGTGCCCGCCGTCACCGGCCGGCGTTGGTGGACCGTGCTGCGCGCCGCACACGACCAGGGATGGTCGACCCACCTGGCGCTCGAACCCGAGAGCTTCCGCCACCTCGAGCAGCAGCTCGGGCTCGTCGACCACTTCGCCAGCTGCACCATCTGCAGCGACGACATCACGCCCAACCGGATGAAGTACCACCAGCAGACCAACTCCGTCTGCCGGTTCCTCGCCGACACCGCCGA
Proteins encoded in this region:
- a CDS encoding helix-turn-helix domain-containing protein; the protein is MTTETPIDDEVLTIEEAAALLRISRNAAYTLSRKWRATGGRVGLPCIEIGRSVRVPRSAMRQLLQSATTHDPDDQVA